Proteins encoded by one window of Anomalospiza imberbis isolate Cuckoo-Finch-1a 21T00152 chromosome 20, ASM3175350v1, whole genome shotgun sequence:
- the PIGW gene encoding phosphatidylinositol-glycan biosynthesis class W protein: MSQKQLKEAFISNLNGTSLLEISAGLSLPPLCLLCRGLLLILYYLRHGKPVSSRKYSLLLDFLVLVSPLLISCTVLSPIIFFIPVILAAFCAGIFSKIYSQRKREARVPFGQIVKEFQKACLEPECIPAITVFRVYVNVLTSISILAVDFPQYPRRYAKAETYGTGAMDLGVGAFIFGNALVCPEVRQKAHTTQPRFSSLARQVFSVWPLISLGVGRLLSVKSIEYHEHASEYGVHWNFFFTLALVRLAASLLLAIFPKHKAWLVALAVAVLYQLLLSTTSLKTFILHGSDGRGSRLGFLDANREGLLSLFGYLAIYLASVQVGLWLLQRRSTVRGWLEALGGLALAVLVLSVLLQLCQACTEPVSRRLANLPFCTWVLAHCLLLLGFFVLTDLTLVFTKLLVKGSSVPCCWEVVQAPDSGKKHGMEAVLVGRQDKLSQLCLISAINKNQLLFFLLANVMTGAVNILIDTIHSKAAFTLCILHLYMFLNCLIMYILHARNIVLKFW, translated from the coding sequence atgTCCCAGAAACAGCTGAAAGAAGCTTTTATCAGCAACCTGAACGGAACGAGTTTGCTGGAAATTTCCGCAGGTTTGTCCCTGCCTCCGCTGtgcctgctctgcagagggctCCTCCTGATCCTGTACTACCTGCGCCATGGAAAACCCGTAAGCTCGAGGAAGTACAGCCTGCTGCTAGACTTCTTGGTGCTGGTGTCTCCTCTCCTGATCTCCTGCACTGTCTTGTCTCCAATCATCTTTTTCATACCAGTTATCCTCGCTGCCTTCTGTGCCggaatattttccaaaatatacAGCCAGAGAAAACGGGAAGCCAGAGTGCCCTTTGGGCAAATTGTAAAAGAATTCCAGAAGGCATGCTTGGAGCCCGAGTGCATTCCAGCAATAACTGTGTTCCGTGTTTATGTCAACGTGCTGACATCCATCAGCATTTTGGCCGTGGATTTCCCGCAGTATCCCCGGCGATATGCCAAGGCCGAGACCTACGGCACTGGAGCCATGGATTTGGGGGTGGGAGCCTTCATCTTTGGAAACGCTCTCGTTTGCCCTGAGGTTCGGCAGAAGGCTCACACGACACAGCCCAGAttctccagcctggccaggcaGGTGTTTTCCGTGTGGCCGCTGATTTCCCTCGGCGTTGGGCGGCTGCTGAGCGTTAAATCCATCGAGTACCACGAGCACGCCTCAGAGTACGGGGTGCACTGGAACTTCTTCTTTACCTTGGCGCTGGTGAGACTTGCAGCATCTCTGCTTTTAGCCATATTCCCCAAACATAAGGCTTGGCTGGTGGCTCTAGCTGTGGCCGTGCTTTACCAGCTCCTCCTCAGCACTACCTCTCTGAAGACGTTCATCCTGCACGGGAGCGACGGCAGGGGCTCCCGGCTCGGCTTCCTCGATGCCAACCGGGAAGGGCTGCTCTCCCTCTTTGGCTACCTGGCCATCTACCTGGCGAGCGTGCAggtggggctgtggctgctgcagcgCAGGAGCACGGTGAGGGGCTGGCTGGAAGCCCTCGGTGGGCTGGCACTGGCCGTGCTGGTGCTGTCGGTgttgctgcagctgtgccaggcgTGCACGGAGCCCGTGTCCCGCCGCCTGGCCAACCTGCCCTTCTGCACCTGGGTGCTCGCccactgcctgctgctgctgggcttttTTGTGCTCACTGACCTCACCTTGGTGTTCACAAAGCTGCTGGTCAAGGGGTCCAGCgtgccctgctgctgggaggttGTGCAGGCCCCTGATTCCGGGAAAAAGCACGGAATGGAGGCCGTGCTGGTGGGAAGGCAGGACAAGCTGTCACAGCTATGCCTCATTAGTGCTATTAACAAAAATCAATTACTGTTTTTCTTGCTAGCGAATGTTATGACTGGTGCTGTGAACATCCTGATAGACACAATCCACAGCAAGGCTGCCTTTACATTATGCATACTGCACTTGTACATGTTTTTGAACTGTTTAATTATGTATATATTGCATGCCAGAAATATAGTATTAAAGTTTTGGTGA